The following proteins are encoded in a genomic region of Pseudomonas saponiphila:
- a CDS encoding TerC family protein, giving the protein MDYLLQLAASPTAWVALATLVVMEIVLGIDNLIFISILTNKLPEKHRAKARRIGISMALFLRLALLSTIAFIVQLTEPVIDALGQSFSWKDMILIAGGLFLVWKATTEIHQSMDPEPEKPATATSKVSIGFAAAIGQILMLDLVFSIDSIITAVGMTEHLPIMIIAVVISVLVMLLAAEPLAKFIHDNPTVVMLALGFLIMIGMTLIAEGFGAHVPKGYVYAAMAFSAAIESLNMLARRARQKRQAQQTEV; this is encoded by the coding sequence ATGGATTACCTTTTACAGCTCGCTGCCAGCCCCACCGCCTGGGTAGCTCTGGCCACTCTGGTGGTGATGGAGATCGTGCTTGGCATCGATAACCTGATCTTTATTTCCATCCTCACCAACAAGCTGCCGGAAAAGCACCGGGCCAAGGCGCGGCGCATCGGGATCAGCATGGCGTTGTTCCTGCGTCTGGCGCTGCTCAGCACCATTGCTTTCATCGTCCAGCTCACCGAGCCGGTGATCGACGCGCTGGGGCAGAGTTTCTCCTGGAAGGACATGATCCTGATTGCCGGTGGCCTGTTCCTGGTATGGAAAGCCACCACCGAGATCCATCAGAGCATGGACCCTGAGCCCGAGAAGCCCGCGACTGCCACTTCCAAGGTGAGCATCGGGTTTGCCGCGGCGATCGGGCAGATTCTGATGCTGGACTTGGTGTTCTCCATCGACAGCATCATTACCGCGGTGGGCATGACCGAGCACCTGCCGATCATGATCATTGCCGTGGTGATCTCGGTGCTGGTGATGTTGCTGGCCGCCGAACCGCTGGCCAAGTTCATCCATGACAACCCGACCGTGGTCATGCTGGCCCTGGGCTTCCTGATCATGATCGGCATGACCCTGATCGCCGAAGGTTTCGGCGCCCATGTGCCCAAGGGCTATGTGTACGCGGCGATGGCGTTCTCGGCGGCCATTGAGAGCTTGAACATGCTGGCCCGCCGGGCTCGGCAAAAGCGCCAGGCGCAGCAGACCGAGGTCTGA
- a CDS encoding peptidase C39 family protein has product MVRVFPRFRAALLASACVLGLAGCAGSVAPEIQRLPERVELNSVPFFRGETYQSAPGALASMLSQQGVVITPGLLDKPLHLPGAEAQLQQNLQGLARQYGMVVYPLDDQLSALLTQVAAGYPVLVRFTEGSSLWAQPRYAVLAGYNRDKQTVLLRGAKDRRQLMSFSAFESSWKDAGSFAVLIQAPNQLPAKVDRQRWLNAANELARAGQEQAAARAGKALDGH; this is encoded by the coding sequence ATGGTGCGGGTATTTCCTCGATTTCGAGCGGCGCTGCTGGCCAGCGCCTGTGTTCTGGGCCTGGCCGGTTGTGCCGGCAGCGTGGCACCGGAGATTCAGCGACTGCCGGAGCGGGTGGAGCTCAACAGCGTGCCGTTCTTCCGTGGCGAGACGTACCAGAGCGCTCCCGGAGCGCTAGCCAGTATGTTGTCGCAACAGGGCGTCGTGATTACCCCCGGGCTGCTGGACAAGCCTTTGCACCTGCCGGGAGCCGAGGCGCAGTTGCAGCAGAACCTGCAGGGCCTGGCCCGGCAATACGGCATGGTGGTCTATCCCCTGGATGATCAGCTGTCGGCCTTGCTGACCCAGGTGGCTGCGGGCTATCCGGTGCTGGTGCGTTTTACCGAGGGTTCGAGCTTGTGGGCGCAGCCGCGCTATGCGGTGCTTGCCGGTTATAACCGGGATAAGCAGACAGTGCTGTTGCGGGGGGCGAAAGACCGTCGGCAGCTGATGAGCTTCAGTGCCTTCGAGTCGTCCTGGAAAGACGCCGGCAGTTTCGCGGTATTGATTCAGGCGCCCAACCAGCTACCGGCCAAGGTCGATCGCCAGCGCTGGTTGAACGCGGCCAATGAGCTGGCCCGGGCCGGCCAGGAGCAGGCGGCGGCTCGGGCCGGCAAGGCGCTCGACGGTCATTGA
- the pbpG gene encoding D-alanyl-D-alanine endopeptidase, whose product MKIRLSILSLLFAVSGTLIAHSVDASETTAAPRDTSQLHIASGSALLLDLQTNKVIYSSNPDVVVPIASVTKLMTAMVVLDAKLPLDEHISMNISDTPEMKGVFSRVKLNSELSRRDTLLIALMSSENRAAASLAHHYPGGYSAFIAAMNAKAKSLGMTHTRYVEPTGLSIHNVSTARDLSKLLVAARKYPLLSELSTTKEKTVAFRKPNYTLGFRNTDHLVNKEKWDIKITKTGFTNQAGHCLVLVTSMGNRPVALVILDAFGKYTHFADASRIRNWVETGKSGSVPDVALRYKADKNLKNHQNAAPQASH is encoded by the coding sequence GTGAAAATTCGTCTCTCCATCCTCAGCTTGTTGTTTGCTGTGTCCGGCACCTTGATCGCGCACAGCGTCGACGCCAGCGAAACCACCGCGGCGCCAAGAGACACTTCACAGTTGCATATCGCCTCCGGCAGCGCCCTGCTGCTGGATCTGCAGACCAACAAAGTCATCTACTCCAGCAACCCGGACGTCGTGGTGCCCATCGCCTCGGTCACCAAGCTGATGACTGCCATGGTCGTGCTCGACGCCAAGCTGCCACTGGATGAACACATCTCCATGAACATCAGCGACACCCCGGAGATGAAGGGCGTGTTTTCCCGGGTCAAGCTCAACAGTGAGCTGAGCCGTCGCGACACCTTGCTGATTGCCCTGATGTCCTCGGAAAACCGCGCCGCCGCCAGCCTCGCCCATCACTATCCAGGCGGCTACTCGGCGTTCATCGCCGCCATGAACGCCAAGGCCAAGTCCCTGGGCATGACCCATACCCGCTATGTCGAGCCCACCGGACTGTCGATCCACAACGTCTCCACCGCTCGCGACCTGAGCAAGCTGTTGGTGGCCGCTCGCAAATACCCGCTGCTGAGCGAACTGAGCACCACCAAGGAAAAGACCGTGGCGTTCCGCAAACCCAACTACACCCTGGGCTTTCGCAACACCGACCACCTGGTCAACAAGGAAAAATGGGACATCAAGATCACCAAGACCGGCTTCACCAACCAGGCCGGCCACTGCCTGGTGCTGGTCACCAGCATGGGCAATCGCCCGGTAGCCCTGGTGATTCTCGACGCCTTCGGCAAGTACACCCACTTTGCCGACGCCAGCCGCATCCGCAACTGGGTCGAAACCGGCAAAAGCGGTTCGGTGCCGGACGTGGCCCTGCGCTACAAGGCCGACAAGAACCTCAAGAACCACCAGAACGCAGCCCCGCAAGCCTCACATTGA
- the folD gene encoding bifunctional methylenetetrahydrofolate dehydrogenase/methenyltetrahydrofolate cyclohydrolase FolD, giving the protein MTAQLIDGKAIAASLRQQIAKRVAERRQQGLRTPGLAVILVGSDPASQVYVSHKRKDCEEVGFLSQAYDLPATTTQEDLAGLIDKLNDDPNIDGVLLQLPLPEHLDASLLLERIRPDKDVDGFHPYNVGRLAQRIPLLRPCTPKGIMTLLQSTGADLYGMDAVVVGASNIVGRPMAMELLLAGCTVTVTHRFTKDLAGHVGRADLVVVAAGKPGLVKGEWIKEGAIVIDVGINRQEDGKLVGDVVYETALPRAGWITPVPGGVGPMTRACLLENTLYAAETLHS; this is encoded by the coding sequence ATGACTGCACAACTAATCGACGGCAAAGCGATCGCCGCTAGCCTGCGCCAGCAGATCGCCAAACGTGTCGCCGAGCGTCGCCAGCAAGGCCTGCGTACTCCGGGCCTCGCGGTGATTCTGGTCGGCAGCGACCCGGCCTCTCAGGTTTATGTCTCGCACAAGCGTAAAGACTGCGAAGAGGTCGGCTTCCTTTCACAAGCCTATGACTTGCCTGCCACCACGACTCAAGAAGATCTGGCCGGCCTGATCGACAAGCTCAACGATGACCCGAACATCGACGGCGTCCTGTTGCAATTGCCACTGCCCGAGCACCTGGATGCCTCCTTGTTGCTTGAGCGCATTCGCCCGGACAAAGACGTGGATGGCTTCCATCCTTATAACGTCGGTCGCCTGGCCCAACGCATTCCCCTGCTGCGCCCCTGCACTCCCAAGGGCATCATGACCCTGCTACAAAGCACCGGTGCCGATCTGTACGGCATGGACGCAGTCGTCGTGGGCGCTTCCAATATCGTCGGTCGTCCGATGGCCATGGAGTTGCTGCTGGCGGGCTGCACCGTGACCGTGACCCACCGCTTCACCAAAGACCTGGCCGGCCACGTTGGCCGTGCCGATCTGGTCGTGGTTGCCGCAGGCAAGCCCGGCCTGGTCAAGGGCGAATGGATCAAGGAAGGCGCCATCGTCATCGACGTGGGCATCAATCGTCAGGAAGACGGCAAACTGGTGGGCGACGTCGTGTATGAGACTGCCCTGCCCCGCGCCGGCTGGATCACACCCGTACCTGGCGGCGTCGGCCCCATGACCCGCGCCTGCCTGCTGGAAAACACCCTGTACGCCGCTGAAACGCTGCACAGCTGA